From the genome of Candidatus Krumholzibacteriia bacterium, one region includes:
- the rpe gene encoding ribulose-phosphate 3-epimerase, with product MSWSHLVRADAPHGNAPVAVAPSLLACDFARLENEIKGVERAGAEFLHLDVMDGHFVNNITFGPVLVEAIRRVSTVALDTHLMIERPDRYIDAFLDAGADILTIHIETSADARRDLRAIRDRGHKSGLALNPDRAFPDVIKAVPEADLLLVMSVFPGFGGQSFIESTLRTIEDAARFREREGLSYAIEIDGGINPQTARRAREAGVDILVAGTAIFRTPDYATAIDAIRGT from the coding sequence TTGAGCTGGTCGCATCTAGTTCGCGCTGACGCGCCGCACGGCAACGCGCCCGTCGCGGTGGCGCCGAGCCTGCTGGCGTGCGACTTCGCCCGCCTGGAGAACGAGATCAAGGGGGTGGAGCGCGCCGGGGCGGAGTTCCTGCACCTGGACGTGATGGACGGGCACTTCGTCAACAACATCACCTTCGGGCCTGTGCTGGTGGAGGCCATCCGCCGGGTGTCCACGGTGGCGCTGGACACGCACCTCATGATCGAGCGCCCCGACAGGTACATCGACGCCTTCCTGGACGCCGGGGCCGACATCCTCACCATCCACATCGAGACCAGCGCCGACGCCCGCCGCGACCTGCGCGCCATCCGCGACCGGGGCCACAAGAGCGGGCTTGCCCTGAATCCGGACCGGGCCTTCCCGGACGTGATCAAGGCGGTGCCGGAGGCGGATCTCCTGCTGGTCATGAGCGTTTTCCCCGGTTTCGGGGGCCAGAGCTTCATCGAATCGACCCTCAGGACCATCGAGGACGCGGCCCGCTTCCGGGAGCGGGAGGGGCTCTCCTACGCCATCGAGATCGACGGGGGGATCAACCCCCAGACCGCCCGCCGCGCCCGCGAGGCCGGGGTGGACATCCTGGTGGCCGGGACGGCCATTTTCCGCACCCCCGACTACGCCACCGCCATCGACGCCATCCGGGGAACCTGA
- a CDS encoding PASTA domain-containing protein — translation MRARRILIRILILAALFTAGVFAFNFVIMPMLVHQSGAVIVPDLRNDSEAQATQTLARLGLKLRVLRSEHSSQTPEGFVISQSPRANDNLKPGRTVTVVTSLGPEMHRVPELRNMSLRQARSLLEQAGLTLGRVSRVTHEGNEREHIVATSPPVGDEVLDGEAVEVVLAVVGGGRTYMMPDLSGEDLFFIREKLEKMGFRVASVRYEAREGVFPNTIVDQRPQAGARIREGESVELVASSSR, via the coding sequence GTGAGAGCCCGGCGCATTCTGATCCGCATCCTCATCCTTGCCGCCCTGTTTACCGCGGGCGTGTTTGCCTTCAATTTTGTCATCATGCCCATGCTGGTGCACCAGAGCGGGGCGGTCATCGTGCCCGACCTGCGCAACGACAGCGAGGCGCAGGCCACGCAGACCCTGGCGCGGCTGGGCCTGAAGCTGCGGGTGCTGCGCTCCGAGCACAGCTCGCAGACCCCGGAAGGCTTCGTCATCTCGCAGAGCCCGCGCGCCAACGACAACCTCAAGCCCGGGCGCACCGTGACGGTGGTGACGAGCCTCGGCCCCGAGATGCACCGCGTGCCCGAGCTGCGCAACATGAGCCTGCGCCAGGCGCGTAGCCTGCTGGAGCAGGCCGGCCTCACCCTGGGGCGCGTGTCGCGGGTGACGCACGAGGGCAACGAGCGCGAGCACATCGTGGCCACCAGTCCGCCGGTGGGCGACGAGGTGCTCGACGGGGAAGCGGTGGAGGTGGTGCTCGCGGTGGTGGGGGGCGGGCGCACGTACATGATGCCGGACCTGTCCGGCGAAGACCTGTTCTTCATCCGCGAGAAACTCGAGAAGATGGGTTTCCGCGTGGCGTCGGTGCGTTACGAAGCGCGCGAGGGCGTGTTTCCCAACACCATCGTCGATCAGCGCCCGCAGGCCGGGGCGCGCATCCGGGAAGGAGAGTCGGTTGAGCTGGTCGCATCTAGTTCGCGCTGA
- the fmt gene encoding methionyl-tRNA formyltransferase, translating to MSGERMRAVFMGSPDFAVPSLDALVESGRYRPTLVVSQPDRPRGRGQTVSPTPVRARAVELHIPTITMEKSSYAEGVRAIAAEKPDVIVVVAFGMILKSDLLDMPPRGCVNVHASLLPKHRGVSPIQAAILAGDEVTGCTTMLIDEGVDTGDILLQQETPVNTSDTAGTLFDRLAHIGAELLVKTLDGISDGSVKPKKQDDALATHTRKIKKTHGEIDWTKDAVHLARLVRAMTPWPSAYTTHNGKRLIIEQASPQQTTIPHPPGTIVSTDPLLVSCGNGTLEIHRVRPEGRKSMTTRDYVAGHPIAAGDRFGASD from the coding sequence GTGTCCGGCGAACGCATGAGGGCGGTGTTCATGGGGAGCCCGGACTTCGCGGTGCCCTCACTGGACGCGCTGGTCGAGTCCGGCCGCTATCGTCCCACCCTCGTCGTGAGCCAGCCCGACCGGCCCCGCGGCCGCGGCCAGACCGTGTCTCCCACGCCGGTCCGCGCGCGGGCAGTCGAGCTGCACATTCCGACCATAACCATGGAGAAGAGCTCGTACGCCGAAGGCGTGCGCGCCATCGCCGCCGAAAAGCCCGACGTCATCGTCGTGGTCGCTTTCGGGATGATCCTCAAGAGCGATCTGCTCGACATGCCGCCGCGCGGCTGTGTCAACGTGCACGCATCATTGCTGCCAAAGCACCGCGGTGTCTCTCCCATCCAGGCGGCGATCCTCGCCGGCGACGAAGTTACCGGCTGCACCACCATGTTGATCGACGAAGGCGTCGACACCGGCGATATTCTGCTCCAGCAGGAAACGCCGGTGAACACGAGTGACACGGCGGGCACGCTGTTCGACCGGCTCGCGCACATCGGCGCCGAACTGCTGGTGAAAACCCTCGACGGCATTTCAGACGGAAGTGTCAAACCGAAGAAGCAGGACGACGCCCTCGCCACCCACACCAGGAAAATAAAAAAGACGCACGGCGAGATCGACTGGACGAAGGACGCCGTGCACCTCGCGCGCCTCGTGCGCGCCATGACCCCCTGGCCCAGCGCCTACACCACCCACAACGGCAAACGCCTCATCATCGAACAGGCGAGCCCGCAGCAAACCACCATTCCGCATCCCCCGGGAACCATCGTGTCAACCGACCCGCTGCTCGTGTCGTGCGGAAACGGCACCCTCGAAATCCACCGCGTTCGCCCCGAAGGCCGCAAGTCCATGACCACCCGCGACTACGTCGCGGGGCACCCAATTGCTGCGGGGGATCGCTTTGGCGCAAGCGATTGA
- the def gene encoding peptide deformylase — protein MELTLRYYGDPILRRQMPDVDAFDAQLRAEAEAMIDTMERESGVGLAAPQVGLEKRLLIALQMVDPDDSDAAPIVMVNPDILSRSRETWIFEEGCLSIPGIRGDVTRPDRIDVRYQDVDGATHTITAEGMFARVLQHEIDHLDGRLFVDYLSPGEKTLLKPKLKKLAERLTG, from the coding sequence ATGGAACTGACGCTTCGATACTACGGCGATCCCATCCTGCGCCGGCAGATGCCGGACGTCGATGCCTTCGACGCGCAGCTGCGCGCAGAGGCGGAGGCCATGATCGACACCATGGAGCGCGAGAGCGGCGTGGGGCTGGCGGCACCCCAGGTGGGTCTGGAGAAGCGGCTGCTCATCGCGTTGCAGATGGTGGACCCCGACGACAGCGACGCCGCGCCCATCGTGATGGTCAACCCGGACATCCTCTCGCGCTCGCGCGAGACGTGGATCTTCGAGGAGGGCTGCCTCTCCATTCCGGGCATCCGCGGCGACGTCACCCGTCCCGACCGCATCGATGTGCGCTACCAGGATGTCGACGGCGCCACCCATACCATCACCGCCGAGGGGATGTTTGCGCGTGTGTTGCAGCACGAGATCGATCATCTCGATGGCCGCCTGTTCGTGGACTACCTCTCGCCCGGGGAGAAGACGCTGCTCAAGCCGAAGCTCAAGAAACTCGCCGAGCGCCTGACGGGTTGA
- the yajC gene encoding preprotein translocase subunit YajC — translation MNFTFNHPIFAMMPADPSGAGPSPVSMLLPIVGMLAIFYFLLIRPQQKRQKEMQKMVEALRKGDRVVTASGIVGTIAGLRDDIIVLQVSDNVKIEMLKSSVTAVTAHDKD, via the coding sequence TTGAATTTCACCTTCAACCATCCCATCTTTGCCATGATGCCCGCGGACCCCAGTGGGGCCGGCCCCAGCCCCGTCTCCATGCTGCTGCCCATCGTGGGCATGCTGGCGATCTTCTACTTCCTGCTCATCCGCCCCCAGCAGAAGCGCCAGAAGGAAATGCAGAAGATGGTGGAGGCGCTGCGCAAGGGCGACCGCGTGGTCACCGCCAGCGGCATCGTGGGCACCATTGCCGGGCTGCGCGACGACATCATCGTGCTGCAGGTGTCCGACAACGTGAAGATCGAGATGCTCAAGAGCTCGGTGACGGCGGTGACGGCGCACGACAAGGACTAG
- the tgt gene encoding tRNA guanosine(34) transglycosylase Tgt, protein MPFAFRLEATSHGARAGTLITDHCELPTPVFMPVGTQGTVKGIAVEGIRATGARIILGNTYHLVMRPGVELIESAGGLHRFIGWDGAILTDSGGYQVFSLPSLRRVSGEAVTFRSHIDGSLHVFSPEAVMEAQARIGADIMMSFDYFSGIPSSRAEAENSVRLTTAWARRGRDVNGARFNRNGYEQVVFGIVQGAEYPDLRERSANEIAELDFPGYAVGGLSVGESKDETWDMAETVTGRLPADRPRYLMGMGTPLDLVEGVARGVDMFDCVLPTRNARNGTVFTRDGKVVLKNSVHARDLSPLDAECACDTCRNHSRAYLRHLFQAGEMLGPMLATRHNLHFYADTMRAARAAIVDGTFDSWKRSFTDRFTRGGNGSVDAGSENQRRTS, encoded by the coding sequence ATGCCGTTTGCCTTTCGATTGGAAGCGACCTCGCACGGCGCGAGGGCGGGAACCCTGATCACCGATCACTGCGAGTTGCCCACGCCGGTGTTCATGCCGGTGGGGACCCAGGGAACCGTCAAGGGCATCGCCGTCGAGGGCATCCGCGCCACGGGGGCGCGCATCATCCTGGGCAACACGTACCACCTCGTGATGCGCCCCGGAGTCGAGTTGATCGAGTCCGCGGGGGGGTTGCACCGCTTCATCGGCTGGGACGGCGCCATCCTCACCGACAGCGGCGGCTACCAGGTGTTCAGCCTGCCGAGCCTGCGCCGGGTGAGCGGCGAGGCGGTGACCTTCCGGTCGCACATCGACGGGTCGCTGCACGTGTTCAGCCCCGAAGCGGTGATGGAAGCGCAGGCGCGCATCGGCGCCGATATAATGATGAGCTTCGACTATTTCAGCGGCATCCCCAGCAGCCGCGCCGAAGCGGAGAACAGCGTGCGCCTCACCACCGCCTGGGCGCGGCGCGGGCGCGACGTCAACGGCGCGCGCTTCAACCGCAACGGCTACGAGCAGGTGGTGTTCGGCATCGTGCAGGGCGCGGAGTATCCCGATCTTCGGGAGCGCTCTGCCAATGAAATCGCCGAACTGGATTTTCCCGGTTACGCGGTGGGCGGGCTGTCGGTGGGGGAGAGCAAGGACGAGACCTGGGACATGGCGGAGACGGTTACCGGGCGGCTGCCGGCCGACCGGCCCCGCTACCTGATGGGAATGGGCACGCCGCTGGATCTGGTGGAAGGCGTGGCGCGCGGGGTGGACATGTTCGACTGCGTGCTGCCCACGCGCAACGCGCGCAACGGAACCGTGTTCACGCGCGACGGCAAAGTGGTATTGAAGAACAGCGTGCACGCGCGCGACCTTTCCCCGCTGGACGCGGAGTGCGCGTGCGACACCTGCCGCAACCACTCGCGCGCATACCTGCGGCACTTGTTTCAGGCGGGCGAGATGCTGGGGCCCATGCTGGCCACGCGGCACAACCTGCACTTCTACGCCGACACCATGCGCGCCGCGCGGGCGGCCATCGTGGACGGCACGTTCGATTCATGGAAGCGGTCCTTCACGGACCGGTTCACGCGCGGCGGCAACGGTTCCGTCGACGCAGGCAGTGAGAACCAAAGGAGGACCTCTTGA
- a CDS encoding c-type cytochrome — protein MNYPFWDVGIGYGVLMAVIAVVHVFVSHFAIGGGLYLVLVEISARRHNDARRLTYLRSLSKFFVLVSVVFGALTGVGIWFIIGLLNPAATEVLIHNFVWGWAIEWTFFVIEIAAAIIYFYGWKTMSARNHVVVGWIYFIAAWLSLVVIDGIISFMLTPGRWLETGSFWHGFLNPTYFSSLVFRTGLCITLAGVYAMLVASRERDRDFRGRLVRDNALWILAGVAVMVPSWFWFLGAIPDDLMAAAVERMRTPFTAIDAALWFLGALTAVTVVFGLLIPKRMTTAVAVVMMALGLGFFGGFEWMRESIRKPYVIYGFMYGNATEVSMADSYRSDGLLPHIAFRTGDDGADLFRRACRSCHTIDGYKPLAPVFNGTDPEFIAGIVMGTELLHGNMPPFLGTEEEARMIADHIWERVDQRPFEEIHGLAGAALGRQVYEVRCGRCHVIGGYRENLDSVTGLDDADYNDIFDNGEDYGEGMPDFTGSDAERAALIAWFKSLPEGGAE, from the coding sequence GTGAATTATCCGTTCTGGGATGTCGGCATCGGGTACGGCGTGCTGATGGCCGTGATCGCCGTCGTCCACGTGTTCGTTTCGCACTTCGCCATCGGCGGCGGCCTCTATCTTGTCCTCGTAGAAATCTCCGCCCGCCGCCACAACGACGCGCGCCGGCTCACCTACCTGCGGTCGCTCAGCAAGTTCTTCGTGCTGGTCAGCGTGGTCTTCGGCGCGCTGACCGGGGTGGGCATCTGGTTCATCATTGGGCTGCTCAACCCCGCTGCCACCGAGGTCCTCATCCACAACTTCGTGTGGGGATGGGCCATCGAGTGGACCTTCTTCGTCATCGAGATTGCCGCGGCCATCATCTATTTCTACGGCTGGAAGACCATGTCCGCGCGCAACCACGTGGTGGTGGGCTGGATCTACTTCATCGCGGCGTGGCTGTCGCTGGTGGTCATCGACGGCATCATCAGCTTCATGCTCACCCCCGGCCGCTGGCTGGAAACGGGGAGCTTCTGGCACGGCTTCCTCAATCCCACCTATTTCTCTTCGCTGGTGTTCCGCACCGGCCTTTGCATTACGCTGGCGGGTGTATACGCCATGCTGGTGGCGTCGCGCGAGCGCGACCGCGACTTCCGCGGCCGCCTGGTGCGCGACAACGCGCTGTGGATACTGGCCGGTGTCGCGGTGATGGTGCCGTCGTGGTTCTGGTTCCTCGGCGCGATTCCGGACGACCTCATGGCCGCGGCGGTGGAGCGCATGCGCACGCCGTTTACCGCCATCGACGCGGCGCTGTGGTTCCTGGGCGCGCTCACCGCGGTGACGGTGGTGTTCGGCCTGCTGATTCCGAAGCGCATGACCACGGCGGTCGCCGTGGTGATGATGGCGCTGGGGCTGGGCTTCTTCGGCGGCTTCGAGTGGATGCGCGAATCGATCCGCAAGCCGTACGTGATCTACGGCTTCATGTACGGCAACGCGACGGAAGTCTCCATGGCGGATAGCTACCGTTCCGACGGCCTGCTGCCGCACATCGCCTTCCGCACCGGCGACGACGGCGCGGACCTGTTCCGCCGCGCCTGCCGCAGCTGCCACACCATCGACGGCTACAAGCCGCTGGCGCCCGTCTTTAATGGTACCGATCCGGAGTTCATTGCCGGCATCGTGATGGGCACCGAACTCCTGCACGGCAACATGCCGCCGTTTCTCGGCACCGAGGAGGAGGCGCGCATGATTGCGGACCACATCTGGGAGCGCGTCGACCAGCGCCCCTTCGAGGAGATACACGGCCTCGCCGGTGCCGCGCTGGGCCGCCAGGTGTACGAGGTGCGCTGCGGGCGCTGCCACGTGATCGGCGGCTACCGCGAAAACCTGGACTCGGTCACCGGGCTGGATGATGCCGACTACAACGACATCTTCGACAACGGCGAGGATTACGGGGAGGGGATGCCCGACTTCACGGGCAGCGACGCCGAGCGGGCCGCGCTCATCGCCTGGTTCAAGAGCCTGCCGGAAGGGGGTGCGGAGTAA
- a CDS encoding AsmA family protein, translating into MKKKILVSLGVVLGVVVIAVVVLVANLGRIVNSKKDVLLAQAEKQIGRDVSVGDVGVALWPEIGVRVRDVTVSEDPDYGTEPFVRVADLRVNVALMPLLKKRVDIKRFVLNDPVINVIKGEGNRFNFTSMVEAAGGGAAGAGGTGASGSSAAAVPFVLAVADIENGVVRYVDPAQAMDRTIRDIDFSAQNVSLDSKITATLAAAVFGETQDVRIEAVIGPLGAGANPADLADKPLGATVSMGPVKLSTLAAQKPGAKPLDPAQDGTLTVDATLSGTFGAAVFDEVSLEMMVLGATEPNVEITSTAGPFNLLAESTLVFSGARVKGDLKTAPISLASLPMKPTAPGKPAPKLGGEITATAAFEGEATALAFTSRVDATQATYEVEGAFAKPAGIPAVFEAQGTFHPEGTPNEGVEFTSIDATVHALKARGSGTLVPFKGREAMRFSFDATTAIAPWKDLMPSLAPFAPSGDATVKLVVSGAPKPGVEPGITGTATFANVSATLPNVPNPLKDGKGSASFTAKSARVEDATFTIGKSAFRAKADIPSFEPMAATYSVVSKEVWRADVQAAAPNAPQLPRPEVFRDVTVTGKSTEIPGAAKPAPGAPKPLQNDLEIASKSGIASNIDYTDATASVRATTEKVIIDRFSAKAMAGTISGSGTMEPLTATFDVTSKVENVNLAEYFRFKSPALADAVAGRISADFNISGSGRTWEDIQKTLAGSGGAVVIEGALLNVNVVKQLFASIQGMPMVPADLTAKMAARNPKLFASNTTVFKNLAGKVTIADGKLQVPDLKIASADFALNGTGWFGLNKDMNMSGTFTLSDALTRDLLAQVPMARYLLTPGGKLDVPLTFSGAVMKPNVAVDMTALTARAQQSLVDEGKQNLNSEVKGLLDKLKKKD; encoded by the coding sequence ATGAAGAAGAAAATACTGGTTTCGCTTGGGGTCGTGCTTGGGGTTGTCGTCATCGCGGTGGTGGTGCTGGTCGCCAACCTGGGCCGTATCGTCAACAGCAAGAAGGACGTGCTGCTTGCGCAGGCCGAGAAGCAGATCGGCCGTGACGTCTCCGTGGGGGACGTGGGCGTCGCGTTGTGGCCGGAGATCGGCGTGCGCGTGCGCGACGTCACCGTGTCGGAAGATCCGGACTACGGCACCGAACCGTTCGTGCGCGTGGCCGACCTGCGCGTGAACGTGGCGCTGATGCCGCTGTTGAAGAAGCGCGTCGACATCAAGCGCTTCGTCTTGAACGACCCCGTCATTAATGTGATCAAGGGCGAGGGCAACCGGTTCAACTTCACCAGCATGGTGGAGGCGGCGGGCGGCGGTGCGGCGGGCGCGGGCGGCACCGGCGCATCAGGATCGAGCGCGGCTGCGGTGCCGTTCGTGCTGGCGGTGGCCGACATCGAGAACGGCGTGGTTCGTTATGTCGACCCGGCGCAGGCGATGGATCGCACCATCCGCGACATCGACTTCTCCGCCCAGAACGTGAGCCTGGACTCGAAGATCACCGCCACCCTGGCGGCGGCGGTGTTCGGTGAGACCCAGGATGTGCGCATCGAGGCCGTCATCGGCCCGCTGGGTGCCGGGGCCAACCCCGCCGACCTCGCGGACAAGCCGCTCGGTGCCACCGTGTCCATGGGACCGGTGAAGCTCTCCACCCTGGCGGCGCAGAAGCCCGGCGCAAAGCCCCTCGACCCCGCGCAGGACGGCACGCTCACGGTGGACGCGACGCTCTCCGGCACCTTCGGTGCCGCGGTGTTTGACGAAGTATCCTTGGAGATGATGGTGCTGGGTGCCACCGAACCCAACGTCGAGATCACCTCCACCGCGGGCCCCTTCAACCTGCTGGCCGAATCCACGCTGGTGTTCAGCGGCGCGCGCGTGAAGGGCGACCTCAAGACGGCGCCGATTTCGCTGGCGTCACTTCCCATGAAACCCACCGCGCCTGGGAAACCGGCGCCGAAGCTCGGCGGCGAGATCACCGCTACGGCGGCCTTCGAAGGCGAGGCGACGGCACTCGCGTTCACGTCGCGCGTCGACGCCACCCAGGCGACCTATGAAGTCGAGGGCGCATTCGCCAAGCCGGCGGGCATTCCGGCCGTGTTCGAGGCGCAGGGCACGTTCCACCCCGAGGGCACGCCCAACGAAGGCGTCGAATTCACATCTATCGACGCCACCGTGCACGCGCTCAAGGCGCGCGGATCCGGCACACTGGTGCCGTTCAAGGGCAGGGAGGCGATGCGCTTTTCCTTCGACGCCACCACCGCCATCGCCCCGTGGAAGGATCTCATGCCGTCGCTGGCGCCGTTCGCGCCGTCGGGCGACGCCACCGTGAAGCTCGTCGTCAGCGGCGCGCCCAAACCGGGCGTGGAACCCGGAATCACCGGCACCGCGACGTTCGCCAACGTGAGTGCCACCCTTCCCAATGTTCCCAACCCGCTCAAGGACGGCAAGGGTAGCGCGTCGTTCACCGCCAAGAGCGCGCGCGTCGAAGACGCCACCTTCACCATCGGCAAGAGCGCGTTTCGCGCGAAGGCGGACATCCCGTCGTTCGAGCCGATGGCGGCGACGTACAGCGTCGTTTCCAAAGAGGTGTGGCGCGCGGACGTGCAGGCGGCGGCGCCCAACGCGCCCCAGCTGCCGCGCCCCGAGGTGTTCCGCGACGTCACCGTCACCGGCAAGTCGACGGAGATTCCCGGTGCGGCGAAGCCGGCGCCGGGTGCGCCCAAGCCGCTGCAGAACGACCTCGAGATCGCCTCGAAAAGCGGCATCGCCTCCAACATCGACTACACCGACGCCACCGCGTCGGTGCGCGCCACGACCGAGAAGGTCATCATCGACCGCTTCAGCGCGAAGGCGATGGCGGGGACCATCAGCGGCAGCGGCACCATGGAGCCGCTCACCGCGACGTTCGACGTCACCTCCAAGGTTGAGAACGTGAATCTCGCCGAGTACTTCCGCTTCAAGTCGCCAGCACTGGCCGATGCGGTGGCGGGACGCATCAGCGCCGATTTCAACATTTCCGGATCCGGCAGGACGTGGGAGGACATCCAGAAGACGCTGGCCGGCAGCGGCGGTGCGGTGGTCATCGAGGGCGCGCTGCTCAATGTCAACGTGGTCAAGCAGCTGTTCGCGTCCATCCAGGGCATGCCCATGGTGCCGGCGGACCTGACCGCGAAGATGGCGGCCAGGAACCCCAAGCTCTTCGCCAGCAACACCACGGTGTTCAAGAACCTGGCCGGCAAGGTGACCATCGCCGACGGCAAGCTGCAGGTGCCCGACCTGAAGATCGCGTCGGCCGACTTCGCGCTCAACGGAACGGGCTGGTTCGGGCTGAACAAGGACATGAACATGAGCGGCACCTTCACGCTGTCCGACGCGCTCACGCGCGACCTGCTCGCACAGGTGCCGATGGCGAGGTACCTGCTGACGCCGGGTGGCAAGCTGGACGTGCCGCTGACGTTCTCGGGCGCGGTCATGAAGCCAAACGTCGCGGTGGACATGACGGCGCTCACCGCGCGCGCGCAGCAGTCGCTGGTCGACGAGGGCAAGCAGAACCTGAACTCGGAAGTGAAGGGGCTGCTGGACAAGCTCAAGAAGAAGGACTAG
- the queA gene encoding tRNA preQ1(34) S-adenosylmethionine ribosyltransferase-isomerase QueA: MRLDELDYHLPDELIAQGPARERGASRLLVRARDGSRETVHTTFDHLPEFLRAGDVLVLNRTRVVPARLLARRDDGLDVEVLFIREAGDGRFAGWVRPLKKLKPGDELRLSDTAAIRFVGRGEEREGIFEVLDAGVRVLDLLDAHGHVPLPPYIRRGDEGADRDRYQTVYAKEPGSVAAPTAGLHFNDLMLRRVLDMGVDVQTLVLHVGPGTFQPLDHDVLEENRLHAEPFTIDASTLASIAAARSEKRRVIAVGTTVARTLETIAARGWIAEPAVDRSGETDLFVYPGYSFQVVDALLTNFHLPKSSLLALVCAFAGTRPTLALYQDAVARGYRFFSYGDAMFIA; encoded by the coding sequence ATGCGTCTCGACGAACTCGATTATCACCTTCCCGATGAACTGATCGCGCAGGGACCGGCGCGCGAGCGCGGCGCGAGCCGTCTGCTGGTGCGCGCGCGCGACGGGTCGCGCGAGACGGTGCATACCACGTTCGATCATCTCCCCGAGTTTCTGCGCGCGGGGGACGTGCTGGTGCTCAATCGCACGCGCGTGGTGCCGGCGCGCCTGCTGGCGCGGCGCGACGACGGGCTGGACGTCGAGGTGCTGTTCATCCGCGAGGCTGGCGACGGCCGCTTTGCGGGGTGGGTGCGCCCTTTGAAGAAACTCAAGCCGGGTGATGAGCTGCGGCTGTCGGATACCGCGGCTATCCGGTTTGTCGGGCGTGGAGAAGAGCGCGAAGGGATTTTCGAGGTGCTTGATGCCGGCGTGCGTGTGTTGGACCTGCTCGACGCGCACGGCCACGTGCCCCTGCCTCCCTACATTCGCCGGGGTGATGAGGGAGCGGATCGTGATCGTTATCAGACCGTCTATGCGAAGGAGCCGGGTTCGGTGGCGGCACCCACCGCGGGGCTGCACTTCAACGACCTGATGCTTCGGCGTGTTTTGGACATGGGCGTCGACGTGCAGACGCTGGTGCTGCACGTGGGCCCCGGCACCTTTCAGCCGCTGGATCACGACGTGCTGGAGGAGAACCGCCTGCACGCGGAACCGTTCACGATCGATGCGAGTACACTCGCGTCGATCGCAGCAGCCAGGAGCGAGAAGCGGCGCGTGATCGCCGTGGGAACGACCGTCGCGCGCACACTCGAGACCATCGCCGCACGCGGATGGATTGCGGAACCTGCCGTCGACCGCAGCGGCGAGACCGACCTCTTCGTATACCCCGGGTATTCGTTCCAGGTGGTGGACGCGCTGCTCACCAACTTCCACCTGCCGAAATCCTCGCTGCTGGCCCTGGTGTGCGCCTTCGCGGGAACGCGGCCCACCCTCGCGCTGTACCAGGATGCGGTGGCGCGCGGCTACCGCTTCTTCAGCTACGGCGACGCCATGTTCATCGCATGA
- the ruvB gene encoding Holliday junction branch migration DNA helicase RuvB has translation MTSHDDERITSPADLPEEARSDALLRPKRLDEFVGQTELKQNLRVFIDAARQRGEPLDHVLLYGPPGLGKTTLAHIIAGELEVPIKTTSGPAFQNAAELLGVLSHLEHNHLVFIDEIHRLPRILEEHMYQAMDSLKCELIVDKGPNARHYTLNIEPFTLVGATTRAGMITAPLRDRFGVVMRLDFYSPEELCTIIKRSAGILGIEVSEDGAEEIARRSRGTPRIANRLLKRTRDFAQVQGKNTIDREAADFALGRLRVDQRGLDEMDRRILQMIVTHFGGGPVGIQSLAVAVSEEQETLEDVYEPFLIQQGFLQRTPRGRIATPLALTHLGLTATSQDGESQRLL, from the coding sequence ATGACCAGTCACGACGACGAACGCATCACCAGCCCGGCCGATCTTCCCGAGGAGGCGCGCAGCGACGCGCTGCTGCGCCCGAAGCGGCTGGACGAGTTCGTGGGGCAGACCGAGCTCAAGCAGAACCTGCGCGTGTTCATCGACGCGGCGCGCCAGCGCGGCGAACCGCTGGACCACGTGCTGCTGTACGGCCCGCCCGGGCTGGGCAAGACCACGCTGGCGCACATCATCGCCGGCGAGCTCGAGGTGCCCATCAAGACCACGTCGGGGCCCGCGTTCCAGAACGCGGCCGAACTGCTGGGCGTGCTGAGCCACCTGGAGCACAACCACCTCGTGTTCATCGACGAGATCCACCGCCTGCCGCGCATCCTCGAGGAGCACATGTACCAGGCCATGGACTCGCTCAAGTGCGAGCTCATCGTGGACAAGGGACCCAACGCGCGCCACTACACGCTCAACATCGAACCGTTCACGCTGGTGGGTGCGACCACGCGCGCGGGCATGATCACCGCCCCGTTGCGCGACCGCTTCGGCGTGGTGATGCGCCTGGACTTCTACTCGCCGGAAGAACTGTGCACCATCATCAAGCGCTCGGCGGGGATTTTGGGCATCGAGGTGTCCGAGGACGGCGCGGAGGAAATCGCGCGCCGCTCGCGCGGCACGCCGCGCATCGCCAACCGCTTGCTCAAACGCACGCGCGACTTCGCGCAGGTGCAGGGCAAGAACACCATCGACCGCGAGGCGGCGGACTTTGCACTGGGGCGCTTGCGCGTGGACCAGCGCGGGCTGGACGAGATGGACCGGCGCATCCTGCAGATGATCGTCACCCACTTCGGTGGCGGCCCGGTGGGCATCCAGAGTCTGGCGGTGGCGGTGAGCGAGGAGCAGGAGACGCTGGAGGACGTGTACGAGCCGTTCTTGATCCAGCAGGGCTTCCTGCAGCGCACGCCGCGCGGGCGCATCGCCACCCCGCTCGCACTCACCCACCTGGGCCTCACGGCGACCTCGCAGGACGGTGAATCGCAGCGGTTGTTGTAA